Part of the Desulfovibrio desulfuricans genome, TTGTGCTCAATGGCATTTCTTCCGGCGCATTTGCTGGCCGCAAGCCTTCGGGCAATACCGCGCAGGGGCTGCTTGCTCCGCTGTTTGCCGATGCCTCCACCGGGCGCAAGGAAATCAAAAACGTGGGGCAGGCCAGGCGCGATGGTGATGGCTGGCTTGTGCCCTTTGTGGTGCATGACGGCGGCAACGGCGAATCCTATGACGTGACGGGCCGGGTGACATCCGCTAACGGCGAGATGCGCCTGACCTCTGTAGCCAATATGGAATCCCTGCTGCGCAAGGTGGCGGCAGAAAGCCGCGCTGTGGAGCCGTAGCAGATTCTGCTGACTTGGTGCACCAGGCACCAGCAAGGAATTAAAAAAGGGAGCCAGATGGCTCCCTTTTTTTATCGCTGATTTTTTATCACTTTCGCCGTGCGCTACTGCGCAGGCTGATTCTTGTCGTCATCGTGCTTTTCGGGCCGCAGAATGCGGCTGATGGGCAGCGCCGTGGCCCGGCCGGAGAAGATTTCTTCTGCCGTGGCGGCAAGGGCCTGAGGCAGCACTTCATCCACATGGTCAACAAAAACGATCTCCAGGTCGCGCAGCACTTCGTCCGGCACTTCCTTGAGGTCTTTTTCATTATCGCGGGGCATGATCACTTTTTTGATACCGCTGCGGCGCGCTGCCAGCAATTTCTCTCGCAGCCCGCCGATGGGCAGCACCCTGCCGCGCAAGGAGATTTCGCCGGTCATGGCTACATCGTTGCGCACGGGAATGCCCAGCAGGGCGGAGGTGATGGACGTCGCCAGGGTGATGCCCGCCGAGGGGCCGTCCTTGGGCGTTGCGCCAGCAGGCACGTGCACGTGGATATCTATCTTGCGGTGGAAGCGGGGATCAAGGCCCAGCACTTCAGCCCGTGAACGCACATACGAAAGGGCCGCCTTGGCAGATTCCGTCATGACTTCGCCAAGCTGACCCGTAGTCACCACATGGCCGGAACCTGCCATGAGGCTGGTTTCGACCAGCAGAATTTCGCCGCCGCGCTGGTTATAGGCAAGGCCAGCGCACACACCCACCTGAGGTTCGCTTTCGCGTTCGTCATGGCGGTATTTTTTTACGCCCAGCATGGAAGGCAGGCTCTGGCGGGAGATGTTGACGCACTTTTCGGTGTCGTCGTCTTCCACAAGCTTGATGGCGGTTTTGCGGCACAGGGCGGCAATTTCGCGTTCAAGGTTACGCACCCCGGCCTCGCGCGTGTAGGAGCGGATGATCTCGAGAATGGCGTTGTCCGACACGCGGATGTTGCCTTCCTTGAGGCCGTGCTCCTCCAGCTGGCGGGGCAGCAGGAAGCGGCGGGCGATGTGGCGTTTTTCCGTTTCAAGGTAGCTGTTGAGCTCGATGATCTCCATGCGGTCAAGCAGCGGCACAGGGATGGAGTGCAGCGAGTTGGCCGTGGTGATAAAGAAAACTTTGGAAAGATCATACTCCAGATCAAGGTAGTGATCCATGAAGGTATTGTTCTGTTCCGGGTCGAGCACTTCCAGCAGGGCCGAGGCGGGGTCGCCACGGTAGTCGGAGGTCATCTTGTCCACTTCGTCCAGGCAGAAGAGGGGATTGTTGAACTTCACCCGCTTGAGGGACTGGATGATCTTGCCCGGCAGCGCGCCCACATAGGTGCGGCGGTGCCCCCGGATTTCGGCCTCGTCGCGCACGCCGCCAAGGGAGAGGCGCACAAAATCGCGCCCTGTGGCGCGGGCCACGGACTTGGCAAGCGAGGTTTTACCCACGCCGGGGGGGCCGACAAAGCAGAGGATGGGGCCTTTGAGCCCCTGGGAAAGCTTCTGCACGGCAAGGTATTCCAGAATGCGTTCCTTGGGCTTTTCAAGGCCAAAGTGGTCGCCGTCCAGAATTGCGCGCGCCTTTTCAAGGTTGATGTCTATCTGCTTGAGGTCGTTCCAGGGCAGATCCAGAATCCAGTCCACATAGTTGCGCACAACCGTGTATTCCGCCGCAGAGGGCGGCATGCTGCGCAGCTTTCTGGCTTCGGAGAGCGCCTTTTCGCGCGCTTCTTCCGGCATATCGCGGGCCTTGAGCTTCTGCTCTATTTCGTCAACTTCGGCCTGGGGGTCGTCATCGCGCCCCATTTCCTTGTTGATGGCCTTGATCTGCTCATTGAGGTAATATTCGCGCTGGTTGCGCTCCATCTGCACCTTGACGCGGTTCTTGATGCGCTTTTCAACCGTGGCAAGGGCCACCTCGCCCTGCAAAAGCTCATAGGCAAGCTCAAGGCGCTGGGTGGCGTCGTCGATCTCAAGGGCTTCCTGCTTTTTGCGGTAATCAACCTTGAGGTGCGGGATGATGGCATCGGCCAGAGGGCCGATTTCCTGCAAGGCAAGAATGGAGAGCACGGCCTCCTGCGAAATCTTTTTGTTGTTCTTGCCGTATTCTTCAAGCGCCTCGTGCACGGCGCGCACCAGAGCCTCGCGCTCTTCGGGGCGGCTCTGCTTTTCGGCGCGGCGGCGCACGCCCACCATGGCGCACTGCTCGTCTTCGTGCAGGTTTTCCCAAGTGGCGCGATATACGCCTTCAAACAGCACCTTGATGGTGCCGTCGGGCAGGCGCAGCATCTGAAGCACCTTGCTGACCACGCCTACAGGCGAAAGATCCTGAGCATCGGGCTTTTCCAGCTCCGGCTCGCGCTGGGCCACAAGAAATATCTGCTTGCTGTAGGTGGCCTGTGCGGCTTCGATGGCCTTGATGGAGGCCTCGCGCCCCACAAAGAGCGGCATGATGGAGCGGGGGAACATGACCACCTCGCGCAAAGGCATGATGGGCAGTTCAATATAAGCGTCAGAGCCGCGCATTTCGTCTGTCATAATTCTCCCCTGAAAAAAAGCCGGACGGCGGCCTGCGCCGCCCGGCGGAACTTAGAGCTTTTTTGCCGTGAAATGCCTGCGTCAGGCGGGGTGTTTGCTGTTGCCCTGCGGCTGGCTGGCCGAAGAGCGCAAGGGTCGCCTTGCAGTCTATTCCACAGCGCGGATTTGAGGAAAACCCGCACGGTGCGCCGCAACTCTAATGTTGCCAACGCGCCAGCTTTAACCTGCGGGGTCAAGCCATTGGCGGTACCCCTTTACGTGCCTGCTGCATGGCAGAACGCGCGCAATTCAGGCGGCTGGCTAAGAGGCCTTGTCGCCCCCGGCCTGGGCCTTGGACGTATCGGCGTTTTCTGCCTTGTCGCCAAACAGCAGCACCGGTTCCTTGCCCTTGTCGATAACAGCCTGATTGATCAGGCATTCGCGCACATTGGGCAGGGAAGGCAGCTTGAACATGATGTCGAGCATGGTGCGTTCCATCACGTTGCGCAGGCCGCGAGCGCCCGTTTTGCGCTCAATGGCTTTGGCGGCAATGGCCTTGAGGGCATTGGGCGTAAAGCGCAGGTCAACATTCTCAAGCTCAAAAAGCTTCTGGTACTGGCGCACCAGAGCGTTCTTGGGTTCGGTGAGAATGCGCACCAGATCGGGTTCGTCCAATTCGTCCACATGGGTGATGATGGGGATACGGCCCACAAATTCGGGGATGAGGCCGAACTTCACCAGATCTTGCGGATGCACCTTGTCGAGCAGTTCGCCAAGGGGCATTTCCTTGCTGGCGCGCACCTTGGCGCCAAACCCCATTGCGCCGCCGCTCATGCGGCCGCCCACGATCTTGTCCAGACCCACAAAAGCGCCGCCCACGATGAACAGGATGTTGCTCGTGTTCATGCGGATAAATTCCTGCTGGGGGTGCTTGCGCCCGCCCTTGGGAGGAATATTGGCCTCGGTGCCTTCGATGATCTTGAGCAGGGCCTGCTGCACGCCTTCGCCGGAGACGTCGCGCGTGATGGAGGGGCCATCGCCCTTGCGGGAAATCTTGTCGATTTCGTCAATATAAATGATGCCCTTGCTGGCGGCTTCCAGATCATAGTCCGCATTCTGGAGCAGTTGCACCAGGATGTTTTCCACGTCTTCGCCCACATAGCCAGCTTCCGTGAGGGTCGTGGCGTCGGCAATGGCAAAGGGCACGCGCAGAACGCGGGCCAAAGTTTTGGCAAGCAGGGTTTTACCGCTGCCCGAGGGGCCGACAAGGAGGATGTTGCTTTTTTCAAGCTCAACCTCGTCGCCCAGGGCGCTGGCGTAAAACACCCGCTTGTAGTGGTTGTGCACCGCTACAGAAAGGATTTTCTTGGCCTCGTTCTGTCCGATGACATACTGGTCAAGGCGATCCTTGATTTCCTGGGGCGAAAGAAGGCGTTCTTCGCTCTGGGGGCTTTCCATCTGGTCGCGGGCGATAATTTCGTTGCAGGCCTTGATGCATTTGTCGCAAATGCTGGCGCCGTCCTGCACGATGAGATTGCGAACCTCAAGCTCGCTGCGCCCGCAAAAGGAGCAGCGCAGGGGTTCGCTCACCGTAGGTTTATCGTTCTTGGCCATATTACTCGCTCTTTTCCTGAGCCATTTCATTGCGCGATACAAGCACGCGGTCAATGATGCCGAGTTCCTTGGCTTCCTCAGGAGTCAAAAAGTTATCGCGTTCGGTAGCTTTGACAATATCCTTGTAGGGACGGCCCGTGTTGTCGGCCAGCATGCGGTTGAGGCGTTCCTTGAGGCGCAGCACCTCGCGCGCGTGGATTTCAATATCCGTGGCCTGGCCCTGAAAACCGCCCGAAGGCTGGTGAATCATGATCTGACTGTTGGGCAAAGCAAAACGCATGCCAGGCTTGCCAGCGGCCAGCAAGAATGCGCCCATGCTGGCGGCGCGGCCCATGCACACAGTCGCCACAGGCGAGGAGATAAAGCGCATGGTGTCATAAATGGCAAGCCCGGCGGTAACAGAGCCGCCGGGGGAATTTATGTAGAGATAGATTTCTTTTTCGGGGTCTTGCGATTCAAGGAAGAGCAACTGGGCGCAGATGAGGGAAGCAACGGTATCGTTGACCTCGGAGCCAAGCAAAACGATGCGGTCCTTGAGCAGACGCGAATAGATGTCATAGGCCCGCTCGGAGCGGCCTGTGGTTTCAATAACCATGGGGACAAGCGACATATGAGCCTCTTGGCACGGCGTGTGGGCCGGTTGGGTGCGGTGTTGCCGCAAAATAAAACCAAAAGGCGGCCTTAAGGCCGCCTCCCTTATACTTCAGTTAGTCCTGAGCGCTGGCGGGTGCGCCCGGCGCGGCGTCGCCCTCGGCTGGCGCCTTGGGCTCCACTTCGGTCACCTTGGACTTGGCGTAGATCAGATCCATGGCCTTGTCGGCCAGCATGCGGTCACGCAGCACAAAGATCATTCCCGAGCGTTCATAGCTTTCACGCAGGGTCTTGAAATCTTCGCCAGTGCGCATGCTCATCTGGTAAATCTGAGTGTTGACCTCATTGTCGGTAACGTCAAGTGCTTCTTTCTTGGCGATGGAAAGCAGCAGAACCTGCGAGCGGGCCAGTTCGTCAGCCTGGGGCTGCACTTCG contains:
- the clpX gene encoding ATP-dependent Clp protease ATP-binding subunit ClpX, with product MAKNDKPTVSEPLRCSFCGRSELEVRNLIVQDGASICDKCIKACNEIIARDQMESPQSEERLLSPQEIKDRLDQYVIGQNEAKKILSVAVHNHYKRVFYASALGDEVELEKSNILLVGPSGSGKTLLAKTLARVLRVPFAIADATTLTEAGYVGEDVENILVQLLQNADYDLEAASKGIIYIDEIDKISRKGDGPSITRDVSGEGVQQALLKIIEGTEANIPPKGGRKHPQQEFIRMNTSNILFIVGGAFVGLDKIVGGRMSGGAMGFGAKVRASKEMPLGELLDKVHPQDLVKFGLIPEFVGRIPIITHVDELDEPDLVRILTEPKNALVRQYQKLFELENVDLRFTPNALKAIAAKAIERKTGARGLRNVMERTMLDIMFKLPSLPNVRECLINQAVIDKGKEPVLLFGDKAENADTSKAQAGGDKAS
- the lon gene encoding endopeptidase La, which encodes MTDEMRGSDAYIELPIMPLREVVMFPRSIMPLFVGREASIKAIEAAQATYSKQIFLVAQREPELEKPDAQDLSPVGVVSKVLQMLRLPDGTIKVLFEGVYRATWENLHEDEQCAMVGVRRRAEKQSRPEEREALVRAVHEALEEYGKNNKKISQEAVLSILALQEIGPLADAIIPHLKVDYRKKQEALEIDDATQRLELAYELLQGEVALATVEKRIKNRVKVQMERNQREYYLNEQIKAINKEMGRDDDPQAEVDEIEQKLKARDMPEEAREKALSEARKLRSMPPSAAEYTVVRNYVDWILDLPWNDLKQIDINLEKARAILDGDHFGLEKPKERILEYLAVQKLSQGLKGPILCFVGPPGVGKTSLAKSVARATGRDFVRLSLGGVRDEAEIRGHRRTYVGALPGKIIQSLKRVKFNNPLFCLDEVDKMTSDYRGDPASALLEVLDPEQNNTFMDHYLDLEYDLSKVFFITTANSLHSIPVPLLDRMEIIELNSYLETEKRHIARRFLLPRQLEEHGLKEGNIRVSDNAILEIIRSYTREAGVRNLEREIAALCRKTAIKLVEDDDTEKCVNISRQSLPSMLGVKKYRHDERESEPQVGVCAGLAYNQRGGEILLVETSLMAGSGHVVTTGQLGEVMTESAKAALSYVRSRAEVLGLDPRFHRKIDIHVHVPAGATPKDGPSAGITLATSITSALLGIPVRNDVAMTGEISLRGRVLPIGGLREKLLAARRSGIKKVIMPRDNEKDLKEVPDEVLRDLEIVFVDHVDEVLPQALAATAEEIFSGRATALPISRILRPEKHDDDKNQPAQ
- the clpP gene encoding ATP-dependent Clp endopeptidase proteolytic subunit ClpP, with protein sequence MSLVPMVIETTGRSERAYDIYSRLLKDRIVLLGSEVNDTVASLICAQLLFLESQDPEKEIYLYINSPGGSVTAGLAIYDTMRFISSPVATVCMGRAASMGAFLLAAGKPGMRFALPNSQIMIHQPSGGFQGQATDIEIHAREVLRLKERLNRMLADNTGRPYKDIVKATERDNFLTPEEAKELGIIDRVLVSRNEMAQEKSE